A region of the Myxococcus stipitatus DSM 14675 genome:
GGCTCTGCTCCGGCCGTCGAGGGCATCACCGCGCAAGCCAGCCCCACCAGCAGTGCCAGCCCGGCAACCACGTCACGGAAGGTGCGGTTCATGGTGAGGTCCCTTCAGATGCTGGCGCAGGAATATCCCAAGTCGCGCCCGTAGTGCGAGCCCTCCTTGGGAGGTCCTGGATTCCCTACCCATAACACAAATATCTTACGTTTGAATACCTGCTTGCGTGTTCAGCTCTGGCCGGATATCAGCCCGGACGCATGCGCCCCGGACGGTCGGTCACCCCTTCTTTCAAGCCTGGCACACGCCCCTTCCTTGACCCCCCGGGGTCTGCCCGGCATCGTCGCCGACCTTCCCGAATGGACCGCACCGAACGCATCCTCGACCTCGTGGCCCTCTTGCTCGACGCGCGCGAGCCCATCTCCTGGGCCGAGCTGCGCGAGCATTTCCCCGCTGACTATGGAGGCTCGGACGACGCCGCCGAGCGCAAGTTCGAGCGGGACAAGGCGGAACTGGTGGAGCTGGGCTTCCCGCTCACCTACGTCCAGGGAGATGACGAGCGCCGCGACGGCTACATCGTCGACCGCGACGCCTACTATCTGCCCGAAGCGGACCTGACCAAGGAGGAGCTGGCCGTGCTCTACGCCGCCGGCTCCGCGGCGCTGGCGTCCGGTGTCTTCCCGGGACGGGACGACCTGGCGCACGCGCTGCGCAAGATTGGCTTCTTCGCCGGCCAGTCGCTGCCCACGCCTCGGGTCCGCATGGAGCTGGGCGCCGTGCAGGAGGGACAGGTGAAGGAAGTCTCCGCGCGCCTGGAGCAGCTCTGGGATGCGTGCGCCGCCCGCAAGTGGGTGGAGATCTCCTACGCCAGCCCCAAGCACCCCAATGCGACGCAGCGCCGCGTGGACCCGTATGGCCTGGCGCTGCGGCGAGGCGTCTGGACGCTGGTGGGGCACTGCCACCTGCGCGGCGGCCTGCGCACGTTCCACGTCCACCGCGTCCGCGAGCTGAAGGTGAACACCGCGCGCCCGCGCACGCCGGACTTCCAGGTGCCGGAGGACTTCTCGCTCGACAGCCACGTCGCGTACTTCCCGTGGCAGCACCGCTTCCATGAGCCCGTGGAGGTGGTGCTGCGCTTGTCGGGCACGCTGGCGTCGCGGGCCTCGGGGCTCTTCCCGGGGGCGACGCTGGAGCCGATGGGCGAGGGCCTCACGCTCGCGAAGCTGCGGGTGAGCTTCCTGGACGGCCTGGCGCGCTTCTGCCTCTCGCTGGGCGCGGACTGTGTCGTGGAGGGACCGGAGAGTGCCCGGTCCAGGTTGAGGGAGATGGCCGCGCGAGTCGCCAACCGCCACGCGGACGCGCTCGAGGGGAAGGTGACGGCATGAGCAACGTCCACGAGCGGCTTCGCCGCCTGCTGTTCCTGGTTCCGTACGTGTCCAAGAACCCCGGCGTCACGGTGGAGGCGCTCGCGCGCGCCCTCAACGTCAGCCGGGAGGACCTGCTGGAGGAGCTGGACCTGCTCACGTGCGTGGGCCGGCCCCCGTTCAATCCCGACGACTACATCGACATCTACGTGGACAATGACCGCGTCTACGTGGACCTGGACCAGCGGCTGTTCGCGCCGCCCCGGCTGACGGCGGGAGAGGCCGCGGCGCTGGCCGCGTCGGCGGAGCTCTTGCGCCCCGCCGCGGGCGACGCGCTCCAGAGCGCCCTCCAGAAGCTGGAGCGCGTGCTGCCGCCCCAGGTGCGTGAGCGCTACCGCGAAATGTATCGAAAGATTGATGCCTCCGCGGAGGCGCCCCAGGCGCTGGGGCCGCTCACCCGGGCCATCCTGGAGCGGCGGGAGGTGACGTTCGGCTACGCCAGCCCCGGCCGTCCGGCGGAGCCTCGCCAGGTGCGGCCTTATGAGCTGCTCAGCCACCGGGGACAGTGGTATCTCCAGGGCTTCTGCCACACCCGGCAGGACTCCCGCCTGTTCCGGCTGGACCGCATGGAGGACATCGTCATCACCGACACGCCGTTCGTCCTCCCGCCCGACGCCCGGGCGGATGTCCCCAACCCGGCTCGGAGCCGCTCCGAGGACTCCGTGCGTGTGCGTTTCTCCCCCGTGGCTGCACCCTACGTGAAGGAGCGCTTCGGGCAGGACGCCCGGCCGCTCGCGGATGGAGGGGTGGAGGTCCTGGTGGCGGGCGACAGCGAGCGGTGGCTCACCCAGTGGGTCCTGTCGTTCGGCGGTGAGGCGGAGGTGGTGGAACCGGTCTCCGCGCGTGCCGCCGTTGCCCGGGCGGCTCGTGCCTCGATAGGATTGTAGGCGCCCCATGCCTTTCCAGCTGACGATCTCCGAGGGAAAAGACGCCGGCAAGGAGTTCGTCTTCGACCAGGACTCCGTGCTCATCGGTCGTACGTCCGAATGTGACGTCGTCCTGTACGACCCTGGTGTGTCCCGCCGCCACTGCCGACTGTTCCTCGACGGCGACGCCTACAGCGTCGAGGACCAGGGCAGCGCGAACGGCACCCTGCTCAACGGCTCCGCCGTGCAGACCCAGGCCCTGGAGGACGGCGACAAGCTGACCCTGGGGCCGGTGACGTTCATCTTCACCCTGATGACGGCGGAGTCCTCCACGGGCGAAGAGGAGCTGCCGGCCGGCGCGGAGGACGGTGCGAACAGCACGCGCATCGTCTCCGTGGATGCCCTCAAGCGGCAGCGCAACAAGGGCGTGGCCCTGGCTCCGGATGGGGCGGACGAGAACGCCCTGGAGGAGATGCGTCAGGGGGCCACTCGCAACAACCTGCGCGCGCTGCGGCCCGCGTCGGGTGGCGCCAGCGGCTCTCGCGCGGCCGTGGCGGCGTCGGAGCCCGCGGCCATCGAGCGCGCGGGGAATTCCTCTCCCGCGCCTCGGCGTCCTGCGCGAGCGGAGAGCTCGGCGCCGGTGCGTGCGCGTCCCCAGGCCAACGCCGGGGCCAGCGGTCTGTCCGCCGCGGAGCGCGCGCGAATCCGCCGTGAGTCGCCGGGTCTGGTGGCGAGCGCCAAGCTGTTCTGGGCGGATGCCAGCAACGCGGTGCGCGGCGGTGTGGTGGGCGGCGGCGTCGCGGTGGTGCTGGGCATCTTCGGCCTCTTGTACTGGCTGGTCCTGAGCGGCTCGGACACCGGGCCCGTGGGCGAGGAGCCCGCGATGCTCACCCGTCAGCCCATCCGCGACTCGTTCGGCCTGGGGCCGGACGTGACGTGGGCTCGGGCGGACATGAAGATCTTCGAGTGGGAGTACACCGCCGCCACCCGCGCGGTGGTCATCCTCCACTACCAGGCGCAGGGCATCTCGAAGGACGAGGTGATGGTCAGCGTCAACGGCGTGGACGTGGGCAAGGTGCCCCCGGACACGCTGGCCAGCCAGGACCGCGCGCTGGAGATGATGATTCCGTCCCAGCACCTGAAGAAGGGCGAGCCCAACCGCATCGTCTTCGACAACACCAAGAATCCGCCGGGTGAGGACCCCTGGCGCATCTGGAACGTGTGGGTGGAGAGCGCGCTGCTTCCGGAGCTGCTGCCCGAGGAGCTCGTGCGTCAGGCCACCGAGTCCTACAAGCGTGGCCGCAAGAACAACGACACGCCGGACATCGGCGCCCGCAACCGCTACGAGGCGTGGAAGTCCTTCCGCGAGGCGTGGCTGATGCTGGAGGCCCACCCGGAGCCCAAGCCGGACCTCTACTACGAGGCCCAGGAGCGCATGAAGGTCGCGCAGCAGGAGCTGGACAGGACCTGCGCCAAGCTGCTGCTCGAGGTGGAGGGCTACTACAACCAGGGCAACTACAAGGGTGCCTCCGCCACCCTGGACCACGTGAAGCAGTACTTCCCCGAGTACGACCAGCCCTGTGCCACCCGCGCGGAGAACAAGCGCGAGGAGTACGGGCTGTAGAAGGCCTGGGTCCACGGCGGGCGTCTTCCGTCCGCCCGTGGACGTTTGTCTCGCCCCCGAGGGCCGTTCTGGCGGCCCCAGGGGGTTGCCGCTCCGTGAGGTCGTCCTCAACGTAAGGGCGCCATGCGCGACCTGGAGGCGACGAGCGGGGCGGAGGCGGAATCCCAGGACGGCCCTCGCCGACGGGCGGTGACGCTCCCGTCGGAGCCTGTTCTCGAGCCGGACGTGACGCGCTCCCGGCGCGTGTGCCTCGCGGAAGAGGCGCCCTCCCCGCGCGTGTGCCTCGCGGAAGAGGCGCCCTCCCCGCGCGCGTGCCTCGCGGACCAGGCGCCCTCGCCGCGCGTGTGCCTCGCGGAAGAGGCGCCCTCCCCGGGCGCGTGCCTCGCGGATGAGGCGCCCTCCCCGCGCGTGTGCCTCGCGGATGAGGCGCCCTCCCCGCGCGTGTGCCTCGCGGATCAGGCGCCCTCGCCGCTGTGGAGCTCCGGCGTCTCCCCGCTGTTGCTCGCGCGCTACTACCTGCCTCGGGGCCATGTGGTGTCTCGCGGCAACACGTGCGTGCTGCTGCGCGATGGCGTGGAGGCCTACCCGGCGATGCTGGAGGCCATCCGCGGCGCTCGGCGCTACATCCGCCTGGAGACGTACATGTTCATCACCGACGCCGTCGGTGAGCTGTTCGGCCAGGCGCTCGCGGAGGCAGCCGAGCGGGGCGTGCACGTGAAGGTGCTCTACGACGCGGTGGGCTCGTGGACGAGCCGCAGGGGCTTCTTCGAGGCGCTGCGCCAGCGCGGCGTGGACATCCGTCCCTTCAAGCCCTTCAGCCTGTCGCGCGGGTGGCGCCACCTGGTGCGCCGGGACCACCGAAAAATCCTCGTCGTCGACGGCGAGGTGGCCTTCACCGGCGGGGTGAACATCTCCGCGCACTGGGCGCCGGAGGGGCAGGGTGGGGGCTGGCGCGACGACGTGCTGCGCATCGAGGGGCCCGCCGTCCACGCGCTGGAGCGGCGCTTCCTGGCCACCTGGCGGATGATGTTCCAGGACCGCTTCCACCGCTGGACGCAGGGCCTGCATCGCTGGCGCAGGCGCCCGGTGGGCCGAGGACACGTGGGCGTGGCGGTGCTGTCCAGCCGCCGGGGCATCCACCGGGCCTATCTGCACGCCATCCAGCGGGCGCGGCGCAGCGTGCTCATCGCGGCGGCGTACTTCGTGCCGGACCGGCGCTTGGTGGCCGTGCTGCGCGACGCGGCCCGGCGAGGCGTGGAGGTGCGCCTGCTCCTCAACGCCCGCAGCGACCACCCCCTGCTGGAGTTCGTCTCCCGGACCTTCTACGAGAAGCTGCTGGGAGCGGGCGTCCGCATCTTCGAGTGGCAGCGGGGCGTGCTCCACGCGAAGACCGCCGTGGTGGACGGCGCCTGGGGCACCGTGGGCTCCTTCAACCTGGAGCGGCTGAGCCTGGCCTTCAACCACGAGGTCAACGCTGTCTTCGCCGACCCCCGCCTGGGGCGCCGCCTGGAGGAGTCGTTCCGGGAGGACTGCACGGGCTGCCGGGAGGTGACGCTGACGGAGTTCCGCCGCCGGCCCCTGTGGCTCAAGCTGCTGGAGCGCGTCCTCGTCTCCCTGCGCGAAGTGCTCTGACGCCTCGGGGGTTGTCCTGGCGTCCCCCGCTCGTTACGGAGGGGGTATCGCAGCAGACAACTCCCCAGCCGGGGGCATGGTTCCGATGAGTGGGGCTGGACCCTTGCTGGGGCAACAGTCCATCGCTGGATGCGCGTGCAGGAACCCTTTGCAACGCGTCAACAGCATGCCTAGAAGGTCCCACATCCTGCGCACGGAAGGACGGCACCGCACATGACCGACAGTTTCGGTACGAAGTCCAAGCTCCAGGTGGGCTCGGCCACCTATGACTTCTTCAGCCTGAGCAAGCTGGCCAAGGCACATCCTTCGGTGGAGCGGTTGCCGTTCTCCCTGAAGGTGCTCTTGGAGAACCTGCTTCGCAACGAGGACGGTCGTGTCGTCAAGCGGGAGCACGTCGAGAAGATGCTCGCGTGGGACCCCAAGGCCACCCCGGACGTGGAGATCTCCTTCCACCCCGCGCGCGTGCTGCTCCAGGACTTCACCGGCGTGCCCGCCGTGGTGGACCTGGCCGCGATGCGTGAGGCGCTGGCCTCCATGGGCGGAGACCCCGGCAAGATCAACCCGCGCAACCCCGCCGACCTGGTCATCGACCACTCGGTGCAGATCGACTCCTTCGCCACCACGGCGGCCTTCAAGGAGAACGCCGAGCTGGAGTTCGAGCGCAACCGCGAGCGGTACGCGTTCCTCCGCTGGGGCCAGAGCGCGTTCAAGGGCTTTGGCGTCGTTCCGCCGGACATCGGCATCTGCCACCAGGTCAACCTCGAGTACCTGGCGCAGGTGACGTTCCGCCAGGACTCCACCGTGTACCCGGACACGCTGGTGGGCACCGACAGCCACACCACGATGATCAACGGCCTGGGCGTGGTGGGCTGGGGCGTGGGCGGCATCGAGGCGGAGGCCGCGCTGCTCGGCCAGCCCATCACGATGCTCATCCCGCAGGTGGTGGGCTTCAAGCTCACCGGCAAGCTGCCCGCGGGCGCGACGGCGACGGACCTGGTCCTCACCGTCACCCAGATGCTTCGCAAGAAGGGCGTGGTCGGCAAGTTCGTGGAGTTCTACGGCAGCGGCCTCAAGGGCCTGTCCCTGCCGGACCGCGCCACCATCGCCAACATGGCGCCCGAGTACGGGGCCACCATCGGCTTCTTCCCGGTGGACGAGGAGAGCCTCAACTACCTGCGCTTCACGGGTCGCCCCGACGCCGCCGTGGCCCTCACGGAGGCCTACGCCAAGGAGCAGGGCCTGTGGCGCAAGGACGACGCGCAGGACCCGCTCTTCAGCGACACGCTGGAGCTGGACCTGTCCACCGTGGTGCCCAGCCTCGCGGGCCCCAAGCGTCCGCAGGACCGCGTCCCGCTCAAGGACATGAAGGCCGGCTACGAGAAGTCGCTCGTGGAGATGCTGGCCGCCGGCAAGAGCAAGGGCGAGGACGACGAGGGGGGCGGCAAGGCCAAGGCCCCCGCGGCGGAAGTGCCGCCCCAGCGCCTGGCCCAGACGGTCACCGTGAAGCAGGGCCGTGAGAGCTACGAGCTCGGCCACGGCGCGGTGGTGATTGCCTCCATCACCTCGTGCACCAACACCTCCAACCCGGCGGTGCTGGTGGCCGCGGGCATCCTGGCGAAGAAGGCCGTGGAGCGCGGCCTCAACCCCAAGCCCTGGGTGAAGACCAGCCTGGCGCCGGGCAGCCGCGTCGTCACCGAGTACCTGCGGGACGCCGGCCTGCTGCCCTACCTGGAGGCCGTCGGCTTCCACGTCGTGGGCTACGGCTGCACCACGTGCATCGGCAACTCGGGTCCGCTGACGGAGCCTGTCGCCAACGCCGTCGTCGAAGGGGACCTCGTGGTCGCCGCGGTGCTCTCCGGCAACCGCAACTTCGAGGGCCGCATCAACCCGCACGTGCGCATGAACTACCTGGCCAGCCCGCCGCTGGTGGTGGCCTACGCGCTGGCCGGCGAGGTCGGGCTGGACATGGACAAGGAGGCCCTGGGCACGGACCCCAACGGTCGCCCCGTGTTCCTCAAGGACATCTGGCCCACCA
Encoded here:
- a CDS encoding helix-turn-helix transcriptional regulator, yielding MDRTERILDLVALLLDAREPISWAELREHFPADYGGSDDAAERKFERDKAELVELGFPLTYVQGDDERRDGYIVDRDAYYLPEADLTKEELAVLYAAGSAALASGVFPGRDDLAHALRKIGFFAGQSLPTPRVRMELGAVQEGQVKEVSARLEQLWDACAARKWVEISYASPKHPNATQRRVDPYGLALRRGVWTLVGHCHLRGGLRTFHVHRVRELKVNTARPRTPDFQVPEDFSLDSHVAYFPWQHRFHEPVEVVLRLSGTLASRASGLFPGATLEPMGEGLTLAKLRVSFLDGLARFCLSLGADCVVEGPESARSRLREMAARVANRHADALEGKVTA
- a CDS encoding WYL domain-containing protein; the protein is MSNVHERLRRLLFLVPYVSKNPGVTVEALARALNVSREDLLEELDLLTCVGRPPFNPDDYIDIYVDNDRVYVDLDQRLFAPPRLTAGEAAALAASAELLRPAAGDALQSALQKLERVLPPQVRERYREMYRKIDASAEAPQALGPLTRAILERREVTFGYASPGRPAEPRQVRPYELLSHRGQWYLQGFCHTRQDSRLFRLDRMEDIVITDTPFVLPPDARADVPNPARSRSEDSVRVRFSPVAAPYVKERFGQDARPLADGGVEVLVAGDSERWLTQWVLSFGGEAEVVEPVSARAAVARAARASIGL
- a CDS encoding FHA domain-containing protein, which produces MPFQLTISEGKDAGKEFVFDQDSVLIGRTSECDVVLYDPGVSRRHCRLFLDGDAYSVEDQGSANGTLLNGSAVQTQALEDGDKLTLGPVTFIFTLMTAESSTGEEELPAGAEDGANSTRIVSVDALKRQRNKGVALAPDGADENALEEMRQGATRNNLRALRPASGGASGSRAAVAASEPAAIERAGNSSPAPRRPARAESSAPVRARPQANAGASGLSAAERARIRRESPGLVASAKLFWADASNAVRGGVVGGGVAVVLGIFGLLYWLVLSGSDTGPVGEEPAMLTRQPIRDSFGLGPDVTWARADMKIFEWEYTAATRAVVILHYQAQGISKDEVMVSVNGVDVGKVPPDTLASQDRALEMMIPSQHLKKGEPNRIVFDNTKNPPGEDPWRIWNVWVESALLPELLPEELVRQATESYKRGRKNNDTPDIGARNRYEAWKSFREAWLMLEAHPEPKPDLYYEAQERMKVAQQELDRTCAKLLLEVEGYYNQGNYKGASATLDHVKQYFPEYDQPCATRAENKREEYGL
- a CDS encoding phospholipase D-like domain-containing protein, which produces MRDLEATSGAEAESQDGPRRRAVTLPSEPVLEPDVTRSRRVCLAEEAPSPRVCLAEEAPSPRACLADQAPSPRVCLAEEAPSPGACLADEAPSPRVCLADEAPSPRVCLADQAPSPLWSSGVSPLLLARYYLPRGHVVSRGNTCVLLRDGVEAYPAMLEAIRGARRYIRLETYMFITDAVGELFGQALAEAAERGVHVKVLYDAVGSWTSRRGFFEALRQRGVDIRPFKPFSLSRGWRHLVRRDHRKILVVDGEVAFTGGVNISAHWAPEGQGGGWRDDVLRIEGPAVHALERRFLATWRMMFQDRFHRWTQGLHRWRRRPVGRGHVGVAVLSSRRGIHRAYLHAIQRARRSVLIAAAYFVPDRRLVAVLRDAARRGVEVRLLLNARSDHPLLEFVSRTFYEKLLGAGVRIFEWQRGVLHAKTAVVDGAWGTVGSFNLERLSLAFNHEVNAVFADPRLGRRLEESFREDCTGCREVTLTEFRRRPLWLKLLERVLVSLREVL
- the acnA gene encoding aconitate hydratase AcnA, which encodes MTDSFGTKSKLQVGSATYDFFSLSKLAKAHPSVERLPFSLKVLLENLLRNEDGRVVKREHVEKMLAWDPKATPDVEISFHPARVLLQDFTGVPAVVDLAAMREALASMGGDPGKINPRNPADLVIDHSVQIDSFATTAAFKENAELEFERNRERYAFLRWGQSAFKGFGVVPPDIGICHQVNLEYLAQVTFRQDSTVYPDTLVGTDSHTTMINGLGVVGWGVGGIEAEAALLGQPITMLIPQVVGFKLTGKLPAGATATDLVLTVTQMLRKKGVVGKFVEFYGSGLKGLSLPDRATIANMAPEYGATIGFFPVDEESLNYLRFTGRPDAAVALTEAYAKEQGLWRKDDAQDPLFSDTLELDLSTVVPSLAGPKRPQDRVPLKDMKAGYEKSLVEMLAAGKSKGEDDEGGGKAKAPAAEVPPQRLAQTVTVKQGRESYELGHGAVVIASITSCTNTSNPAVLVAAGILAKKAVERGLNPKPWVKTSLAPGSRVVTEYLRDAGLLPYLEAVGFHVVGYGCTTCIGNSGPLTEPVANAVVEGDLVVAAVLSGNRNFEGRINPHVRMNYLASPPLVVAYALAGEVGLDMDKEALGTDPNGRPVFLKDIWPTNDEIQSIIRTAVKPEQFRHQYAHAMEGDALWQQLPVGKGSTFQWDVKSTYVRKPPFFENLPKEPKATQDIKGARVLALLGDSVTTDHISPAGNIAKTSPAAKYLMAEGVEPKDFNSYGARRGNHEVMVRGTFANIRLKNLLVPGVEGGVTVHIPTRERMSIYDASMKYQADGTPLVVLAGAEYGTGSSRDWAAKGTQLLGVKAVIAKSFERIHRSNLVGGVLPLQFEAGQDAQSLGLTGHETFEITGVAQDLAPQKKLTVKATGEGGTKEFTAVCRIDTPNELDYYRHGGILQFVLRQLAKA